From Candidatus Kryptoniota bacterium, a single genomic window includes:
- a CDS encoding glycoside hydrolase family 47 protein: MTTLQQSSSRMLLTLICSFSILSGINTHDTYGRTNERTMYAEKVKHEFLHAWDNYRKYAWGHDELKPLTRSYRDWYTHSLLMTPVDAFDTIFLMGLKDEAKRDKDLILSKLSFDRDMEVQAFEITIRELGGLLSAYELDGDKRFLKLATDLGDRLLPIFNSPTGMPYRYVNLTTGAVRDSISNPAEIGSMTLEFGTLSRLTRDPVYFEKAKKAVEAVFHRRSRIGLVGTWINVNTGQWTDRDSHISGAIDSYYEYLLKAWLLFRDKDFKKMWDESIIAINKYLPDTVNGELWYGHVNMDTGVRESQEFGALDAFFPAVLALSGDLKRARALEESCYKMWLYYGVEPEAINYTDMKITSPGYVLRPESIESNFYLYRFTHDEQYLFRAETYFRTLMYSCRIPDGYASLSDVVTKQKVDEMPSFFLAETMKYLYLTFTSEKKLSLKKYVFNTEAHPLKRRAKR, encoded by the coding sequence ATGACGACTCTCCAACAATCTTCCTCTCGGATGCTCCTTACGCTCATCTGCTCGTTCTCGATCCTGTCCGGAATTAACACTCATGACACTTATGGCAGGACCAACGAACGAACCATGTACGCCGAAAAAGTGAAGCACGAATTCCTGCACGCATGGGACAATTATCGGAAATATGCGTGGGGACACGATGAACTTAAGCCGCTCACTAGATCATATCGCGACTGGTACACGCATTCTCTTCTAATGACTCCGGTCGATGCATTCGACACCATTTTCCTTATGGGTTTGAAAGATGAAGCGAAGAGAGACAAAGATCTGATCCTGAGCAAGCTTTCTTTCGACAGAGACATGGAAGTGCAGGCATTTGAAATTACAATACGTGAGTTGGGCGGACTCCTTTCTGCTTACGAACTTGATGGTGACAAACGATTTCTCAAGCTCGCGACCGACCTCGGAGACCGTCTCCTGCCAATTTTCAATTCTCCCACAGGCATGCCTTATAGATACGTGAACCTTACGACAGGTGCCGTAAGAGACAGCATTTCTAATCCTGCGGAGATCGGATCCATGACACTCGAGTTTGGAACTCTGAGCAGACTCACACGTGACCCGGTCTACTTCGAAAAGGCGAAGAAAGCCGTAGAAGCCGTATTCCACCGGCGGTCAAGAATAGGTCTGGTCGGAACATGGATAAATGTAAACACCGGCCAGTGGACAGACAGGGACAGTCACATTAGCGGCGCCATCGACTCGTACTACGAATATCTTCTGAAGGCGTGGTTGCTTTTCCGTGACAAAGATTTCAAGAAGATGTGGGACGAGTCAATAATTGCCATTAACAAATACCTTCCCGACACGGTAAACGGCGAGTTGTGGTACGGGCACGTTAACATGGACACAGGAGTGCGAGAAAGTCAGGAATTCGGCGCACTCGACGCTTTTTTTCCTGCGGTGCTCGCGCTCAGCGGCGATCTCAAAAGAGCGAGAGCCCTGGAAGAATCATGCTATAAAATGTGGCTTTACTACGGTGTTGAACCCGAAGCGATCAATTACACAGACATGAAGATAACTTCGCCGGGATATGTCCTTCGACCCGAAAGTATCGAATCCAATTTCTATCTTTACAGATTCACGCATGACGAGCAATATCTCTTCCGCGCAGAAACTTATTTCAGGACTTTGATGTACTCCTGCCGTATTCCGGACGGCTACGCATCGCTCAGCGACGTCGTGACAAAACAAAAAGTTGACGAGATGCCGAGCTTCTTCCTGGCGGAGACAATGAAATATCTCTACTTGACTTTCACTTCCGAGAAAAAACTCAGCCTGAAGAAATATGTGTTTAACACAGAAGCTCATCCTTTGAAGAGGCGTGCGAAAAGGTGA